The genomic DNA CCAATCATATCCCAAGGGGAATTTACCTTCCCATGCTTGGGTCGGTGGTACTAAACCTTGGGAACATCTAAGCTCTTTAATTGTTGCTTTTTTAAAAATACAGTGATATTAGATGCACTAACTTTATAGTTGTAAAAAATATAGACAAATATATTTTACTTTGAAAGTTTTACCAATACTTTAGGAAACTACAATCCCCTGTATCCCATCTGCAAAAGCATTAGGGATTGCAATTCTTTAGAATATTTAATGATCCATTTACATCTGCATTAATTAAAATACCTTCAGCAGATTTATATAGACCACGTTTAATTCTATTACCGCTAAAAGAATATTTTTCCCCTTTTTTATATTTGGGGAGTACATCTTGATCTAAAAAACTAGATTTAGATGTATAACTTTCTTCGGTGATAATTACAGATATTCCTGCTAATTCTGCTTTATAAGTCAACTGTCCAATAAATCTGGTATGTGGTATTTGAGTAAAATTTTGGTTATTTTGAGAACCTATATTCAGTTCTTGTTTCCAACCTTCATTTTTGCCAATTACCAAAGTACCTATATTTAATTTAACCAACTTATTGATTAAATATCTGCTGGCTTTATGCAAGTAGTCATCAACCTTAAAATTGCGTTTTGTGCAGAGATTTTGTAATCTTTTTGATGTCTTATTTTTGATAATAGCCTGTAGTTCAGCTTTCTTTTTGTTAAAGAAATGATTAATGGATTTTAACGGTCTGCCATTTATCAAGAAAGGTATTAAACCTGCTTGATTGAAAGTTACAGTAGCCAAATTATTTAATCCTAAATCAATACTGGCAATTCTCTTATTGTCTACCTGTTTTGGTTTTTCTTCTTGATGATAAATCACCTCAATTACATAATGATTAAGTTTGGGAATAACCCTAACTTGTGCTATTTATTTAGTCTGAGTAGGAAAAACTATTTCAGTTTGGCTAAGTTTAATAAATCCTTTTGATAGAAATGGTTTAGACAAAGTCTGTATGGTATAAACTAAAAGGTTTCTCCCATTTTCCTTATGTTTGTATTTAGGTAATTTTGGTCTACCCAAAAACTTAGATGGGTTTTCTTAATAAGCCTTTTGTGCTTGAAAAAATGCTTTCCAGTTCTTATCTAAAATCATTAATATTTGCTGACTTACTTTCGCTGGCAGATTTTTATAATCAAACTGACTTTGTAATAGTTTTTGGCTCTGATTATAATTGAGAATTTTACCAGTTTTAAAGAAAGATTGCCTAATTAAGTAGTTGGCAGCATTATAGAGATTTTTAGAAAGAAAGCAAAGCCTATCAATTTCTTGGTAATGTTTATGAGTGTTTTTGATGATGTGTTTTTCAACTAGTCGCATTCATCCTCCTGAAGACATTTTACAATGCACTCAGTTTTCCGAGTCCGTCTTCTAATTGAGTAAAGTCTTGCACAAAAAGAAGTAATAATGGAAACAAAATCGTGCATTAAATCATCTGTTCTTTCTGTTGCTAAGTTAACAACTTCAATATCTCTACCAAGTTGATTAAGTAAAACTTTAAGGTAATTAAATCCTACTCTTGATAGTCGGTCTTTGTGTTCACATATAATCAGTGAGTAATCATCTTGGTTTAATAGATGAATTAACTTACGTCTGTTATCATTAACACCACTACCAACTTCTTTTACTATTCTGACAACCGTATATCCTTTGGCGCAACAATAAGATTCTAGTCTCTGAACCTGAGTGTCCAGGTTAGATTTATTTTCACTACTACTGACTCTGGCATAGATAACTACTCCTTTGTTGATTGGTTTATCGAAGTTGACTATGACTGTACCTGTTGTTAATTGTGTAGCGTTGAGTTCACCACGTTTCCACATTCTCCAGGCTGTTTTATAACTAACTCCTAGTGACTTAGCGTAATCTGATAGTTTCATGGAGAGTCTTTCTCGACCTTCACAATTATTTTAAGACATTTGTCTACGTTTGGCAATGCCTGTCTATAAAATGGGAGAAATTTACCAATACATGAGGTACATGAGGGTGGTTAGAGGTTTCCACCCTAATAAACATTAAATTAATTCAGAAGTCAGGAGTCAGAATGTTGGATAAATCAGTAAATAATCAACCAGTAATTTTTGGCTTAAACCTGAAAAATCTGACTGCTGACTGCTGTTAGCTGAATGCTTACAACTTATATCTTATATATCAACGTTGATATTTTCGATCTGTTTAGCAGCTTTATCCCACAATTTAGCATTTTCTTCGTCATGCCAATGAGTTCTGAGATTTTCTGCTTTTTTGTGGCAAATTCTTTCTAACAATTCTAAAATTGCTCCTAGTGTTAGTTTATCTACTAACTCTTCTAAAGCATTCATGAATTCTTTCATAAAAATACCATCACTTTTATTTTTTAGTTAATTACATTTTTTGCCCATGTCATCTGCCTATCTTTTAGTATCTCACGGAAGTCGTGATCCACGTCCAGATGTTGCTATGCAGCAATTAGCAAAATTGATCAGTGAGAAGTTACCAAGGGGTAAAAATTTAGTTGGTATAGCTACTCTGGAGTTAAATACCCAACCTTTACACCAGCAAATTCAAGATTTTGCACAAACAGCTTTAACTTTTGGCTGTCAATTTCTAAAAATTATACCTTTGTTTCTACTGCCAGGCGTTCATGTCATGTCGGATATTCCCGCAGAGGTAGAAATAGCACAAAAAGCATTGGTTGGAAGCATCAAGCTGGATCTAAAACCATACTTAGGTAGTCATGGGAAGATAGAAAAGCTGCTGACTAAAATTATGGCTACTATCAAAGCAGAAAGGGTAATTTTGTTAGCTCACGGTAGTGGCCGTTCTGGTTCACAAAAACCTATTGAAACTATAGCTGAGAATTTGGGTGTTATGGCAGCTTATTGGTTTGTTTCTCCCAGCTTAGAAGTCAGGGTGAAAGAATTGTTAGTGGCTGGTTCTCGGCAGATTACAATTTTGCCATATTTTTTATTCCCTGGAGGGATAACCGATGCGATCGCCGAATCTGTAGAAAAGTTACAATTACAATTTCCAGAAGTAAAGTTACAATTAGCCTCACCTCTGGGAGTCAGCGCAGAACTTGCGGATGTAATTTGGGATTTAGCAACAGAAGGGGAACAAATTGTTGGGTAAGGTTTATTTAATCGGTGCTGGGCCTGGTGATCCCGGACTGATGACTCTTAAAGGTAAGGGTTTATTAGAATGTGCAGATGTCGTGATTTATGATGCCTTAGTCAGTCCACCCATTTTGGCAATGATCAATCCCCAAGCGGAGAAAATCAACGCTGGTAAGCGGATGGGGAGACATTCACTTTTACAGGAAGAAACTACCCAATTGCTAATTGAAAAAGCTCAAGATTATCCTGTGGTAGTGCGTTTAAAAGGAGGTGATCCTTTTATTTTTGGCCGTGGTGGTGAAGAAATGGCGGAATTACTGACAGCGGGAATTTTTGTAGAAGTTGTGCCTGGGATCACAGCCGGGATTGCGGCGGCGGCTTATGCTGGAATTCCTTTAACTCACCGTCTGTATAGTTCATCGGTGACGTTTGTAACGGGTCACGAAGCGGCGGGAAAGTATCGGCCTTCTGTTAACTGGCAAGCGATCGCCCAAGGTTCAGAAACTATAGTGATTTATATGGGTATCCACAATCTACCTTACATCGTGGAACAGTTAATTTTAGCTGGATTGAGTTTGGAGACTCCCATAGGTTTGGTACGATGGGGAACTCGACCAGAACAAGAAGAATTAATTGGAGAGTTAGGAACAATTGTGCAGCAAGTTGAAGAGACGGAATTTAGTGCGCCAGCGATCGCAGTCATTGGAGCAGTAGTTAAGATGCACAGTATCCTTTCTAGTTATCGTCCGTTATAGTCTAAATTTAAAAAGTTAGTAACTGTTTAAACCATGTTCTGAAAAATTACTTTCAGTAAATCACCTTGATTTAAAGGCTTAGTCAAGCAACAGGAAGCACCAACTAGCTTGGCTTTAGCTCTATCAATTAAGCTGGCTTTTTCTGTCACCATAATCACAGGTGTATTTTTAAACTGTGCCTGTTTACGTAATAATGAACAAACTTCATATCCATCTAAATTGGGCATCGTTACATCCAGAAAAATCATATCTGGTTTAATATGTAAGATTTCCATCAGAGCTTTTAAGGAATCTGTTGCCCCAAATACAGAGAATATTTGTTCATCTAAAAAGCCTCTAATCGTATTTAAAACTAGATGACTATCATCTACACAGAAAATAGTGTAATTTTTTTTATCTTTAGGTTTTGAGTAAAAACGTTGATATCTGCCCGTGTTGGGTAGTTTATTGCCAATAGGGGGTAATTGCACTTCAATTTTGGGGCGTTTCTTTGTCTCATCAAATTTTGGTTCTTCAAAGCTTGGCTCATTATATCTGGAATGATTGTATTGCCAAAACTGCTCAGGGGAAATTCGTACACCCGCTTCACACTTTTCCACTAATAAGCGCAAGTTCAAATGACAAAACTTAGGTAGATCATCTAAGAAACTTTCAGGAATAAATTCATAACTCCCTTCTTCTATTTTCAGAAATGAGTCGAGAAACTCTAAAGATAACTGCTCAATCAACATTGCCGCTTGTAAAGCACTGAGGTATTTTTCATTAACTAACCAGCAAATAGCCAGATAATCTGGATTGGGGATAGTTTGATTTTCCACACCTCTTTCAAAAATGCTTTGCAACTGCTGATTAATTTCTCTAGGAAGAGCAGAATTATGTTGGCCTAACCGCTGTAAGTTCCTATATAGCGGCTCAAACATCTTCTCTGAGTAGCAAGCATAAATTAGCTTTCCTTCCTGTACATAAATTGACCAAGCCCCTGAAGTGCTAAATACTTGTAGACAACCAGTTACAGATTTACTGGTGATTTTTTTCAAGAGGGACAGAGGTTGTAGCTTTTGGAAAAATCTGTATCTACTAATAGGAAGCGTTTTCATTAGCACGGCTCTAAATACAAATTAAAATTTGACACTGCAATTTGTGAACTACCCGTAAGCAATTCACACCGGTCTTTTTGGGCATAATGCCAGATCAAGATAACGGTTTATATTGCTGAGAGTATAGCAAGTCTCTTCTCTCAACACACAATACCCAACACCCCACACCCCACTCACCCCTCACCCACCCAAAACGGTGGAGATTATGCAGTGAGTAATAGGTTATCAGTGATAGGTAAAACAGTTGAAAGTCTTTTGTCTCTTGGGTTTGTCATGAGTTGAACTCTTAGTTGTTCTCACCCCTAACATGGTAGAAAGTAGCAGTTTAAACTTGAAATTTGTAGTTAATATTTTCTGCCAATTTGGCAAGTGACAAACTTTCAACTCTTGACTTTCACAAAGATTGATAAAAGCAGTTGTTAAGTGTTTAGCTATCTGCTTTCAGTTCAATGTCTCACAGCAGTTTGTGCCATCAGGTTATCTATTGCCTCACGGCTTTATGGCTTTCATTCCTACAACACGACAGCTAAAAACTAGAGTTGGAAGCTGACAATTTTAACTAAAATATCCAGTATTTATTACTACTGAATACTTAATGATTGACAACTGGTAGATGCTAAATAATTACTTACTTCTTTCACGTTACTATATATTTACCAGGGAAATAAAAAACTATTTTAAATATATTTTAAAAACTTCAAGTTAATTTTAGTAATAGTAGTGAAAATAACTGCCATTATCTCTGGCTTTAAATAAGTACCAAAGCAATTCTTATAAATGCTATAAATAATATTTTATCTTTAATTTTTTATACTGTAAATATAGTTACTAGCAAGACATTTTTACTAATTAAGTTTACTTTGCGTAAATCTATAATATGATAGATGTTTAATTCCTAAATATATATTTAGGTTAAGCAATACTCA from Okeanomitos corallinicola TIOX110 includes the following:
- a CDS encoding transposase, producing the protein MIYHQEEKPKQVDNKRIASIDLGLNNLATVTFNQAGLIPFLINGRPLKSINHFFNKKKAELQAIIKNKTSKRLQNLCTKRNFKVDDYLHKASRYLINKLVKLNIGTLVIGKNEGWKQELNIGSQNNQNFTQIPHTRFIGQLTYKAELAGISVIITEESYTSKSSFLDQDVLPKYKKGEKYSFSGNRIKRGLYKSAEGILINADVNGSLNILKNCNP
- a CDS encoding IS607 family transposase produces the protein MKLSDYAKSLGVSYKTAWRMWKRGELNATQLTTGTVIVNFDKPINKGVVIYARVSSSENKSNLDTQVQRLESYCCAKGYTVVRIVKEVGSGVNDNRRKLIHLLNQDDYSLIICEHKDRLSRVGFNYLKVLLNQLGRDIEVVNLATERTDDLMHDFVSIITSFCARLYSIRRRTRKTECIVKCLQEDECD
- a CDS encoding sirohydrochlorin chelatase translates to MSSAYLLVSHGSRDPRPDVAMQQLAKLISEKLPRGKNLVGIATLELNTQPLHQQIQDFAQTALTFGCQFLKIIPLFLLPGVHVMSDIPAEVEIAQKALVGSIKLDLKPYLGSHGKIEKLLTKIMATIKAERVILLAHGSGRSGSQKPIETIAENLGVMAAYWFVSPSLEVRVKELLVAGSRQITILPYFLFPGGITDAIAESVEKLQLQFPEVKLQLASPLGVSAELADVIWDLATEGEQIVG
- the cobA gene encoding uroporphyrinogen-III C-methyltransferase, yielding MGKVYLIGAGPGDPGLMTLKGKGLLECADVVIYDALVSPPILAMINPQAEKINAGKRMGRHSLLQEETTQLLIEKAQDYPVVVRLKGGDPFIFGRGGEEMAELLTAGIFVEVVPGITAGIAAAAYAGIPLTHRLYSSSVTFVTGHEAAGKYRPSVNWQAIAQGSETIVIYMGIHNLPYIVEQLILAGLSLETPIGLVRWGTRPEQEELIGELGTIVQQVEETEFSAPAIAVIGAVVKMHSILSSYRPL
- a CDS encoding response regulator gives rise to the protein MKTLPISRYRFFQKLQPLSLLKKITSKSVTGCLQVFSTSGAWSIYVQEGKLIYACYSEKMFEPLYRNLQRLGQHNSALPREINQQLQSIFERGVENQTIPNPDYLAICWLVNEKYLSALQAAMLIEQLSLEFLDSFLKIEEGSYEFIPESFLDDLPKFCHLNLRLLVEKCEAGVRISPEQFWQYNHSRYNEPSFEEPKFDETKKRPKIEVQLPPIGNKLPNTGRYQRFYSKPKDKKNYTIFCVDDSHLVLNTIRGFLDEQIFSVFGATDSLKALMEILHIKPDMIFLDVTMPNLDGYEVCSLLRKQAQFKNTPVIMVTEKASLIDRAKAKLVGASCCLTKPLNQGDLLKVIFQNMV